From the Microplitis mediator isolate UGA2020A chromosome 6, iyMicMedi2.1, whole genome shotgun sequence genome, one window contains:
- the LOC130669370 gene encoding probable inactive tRNA-specific adenosine deaminase-like protein 3: MTSNEPTKKARLADQKNTTSTECRMKLKPIVPVEFTEDIPLHDAYVGILINKKDIAIAIKQISTFLPGFGHLKRCSNNRLLLSFKKEKSQLIKNLEPSFETEDELKQFLTDKKFNLNLFENNFVIVPVCRTAPRSSAQAQKAAKSWPVSFHPDIELESILNGTFFTPDQQDVIRACMQVCIEATKKEDIDNEICSGGVVILNPNDHGTSKILAISTARVNEHPMWHGSMLAIDLIAAMRGKGAWNLVPSENPLKNIDNKKRKPESNLPLCYPSTLSTINIPKFEYPADVKSKSKTDDAREDCKYLCTKYWVFLDQEPCAMCAMALLHSRVGMVFYNAANKTHGVLGSKTSLHTLPGLNHRYKVWSSALERDSSETIINLPLKCKQ, encoded by the coding sequence ATGACATCAAATGAACCAACAAAGAAAGCGCGATTAGCGGATCAAAAAAATACCACTTCAACTGAATGTAGGATGAAACTGAAACCGATCGTTCCGGTTGAATTTACAGAAGATATTCCACTTCATGATGCTTACGttggaattttaataaataagaaagaCATTGCCATTgcaattaaacaaatttccACTTTTTTGCCTGGTTTTGGACATTTGAAGCGATGCTCTAACAATAGATTATTATTGtcgtttaaaaaagaaaaatcccagttaataaaaaatcttgaaCCCTCGTTCGAAACTGAAGatgaattaaaacaatttttaactgataaaaaattcaatctaaATTTATTCGAAAACAACTTCGTGATTGTTCCAGTATGTAGAACAGCGCCAAGAAGCTCAGCTCAGGCACAAAAGGCTGCCAAAAGTTGGCCAGTTAGTTTTCATCCTGACATCGAATTAGAGTCTATTCTTAACGGAACTTTTTTCACACCTGATCAGCAAGATGTTATTCGAGCTTGCATGCAAGTTTGTATCGAAGCAACTAAAAAAGAAGATATTGACAATGAAATTTGCAGTGGTGGTGTTGTAATTTTGAATCCTAATGATCACGGGACTAGTAAAATACTCGCAATTTCGACAGCTAGGGTAAATGAACATCCTATGTGGCATGGATCCATGCTGGCTATAGATCTAATAGCCGCAATGAGAGGCAAAGGAGCTTGGAATTTAGTACCGAGTGAAAACCCTTTAAAGAAcattgacaataaaaaaagaaaaccaGAATCCAACCTTCCACTTTGTTATCCATCAACTTTGAGTACTATTAAtattccaaaatttgaatatccCGCTGACGTCAAATCCAAATCCAAAACCGACGATGCACGAGAGGATTGTAAATATCTGTGTACAAAATATTGGGTATTTCTTGATCAAGAGCCTTGTGCGATGTGTGCTATGGCACTACTCCATTCGAGAGTTGGAATGGTGTTTTATAATGCCGCTAATAAAACCCATGGTGTTTTGGGCAGTAAAACATCGTTGCACACATTGCCTGGTTTAAATCATCGTTATAAAGTATGGTCTAGTGCCCTTGAGCGTGATTCTTCAGAGACCATTATCAATCTACCACTTAAATGCaagcaataa